A single genomic interval of Prionailurus viverrinus isolate Anna chromosome A2, UM_Priviv_1.0, whole genome shotgun sequence harbors:
- the PBX4 gene encoding pre-B-cell leukemia transcription factor 4 isoform X2 — MKPALFSVLCEIKEKTGLSIHGIQEECPPNAQLMRLDNMLLAEGVSRPERRGRGGPVAAANTATPGGCSNDNSLEHSDYRAKLSQIRQIYHSELEKYEQACREFTTHVTNLLREQSRMRPVSPKEIECMVSVIHGKFSAIQMQLKQSTCEAVMTLRSRFLDARRKRRNFSKRATEVLNEYFYSHLNNPYPSEEAKEGLARKGGITVSQVSNWFGNKRIRYKKNMGKFQEEATIYTTKMAVGGLGSQASCPSTPSSGSSGPFPLTSARDAFVTLQTLASLRPAPAGGSLRSQARGSRLGAAPPVLTASPSGDPGSINSDASN, encoded by the exons ATGAAGCCTGCTCTCTTCAGTGTGCTCTGTGAGATCAAGGAAAAGACAG GGTTAAGCATCCATGGCATTCAAGAAGAATGTCCCCCCAACGCTCAGCTCATGCGGCTGGATAACATGCTGCTGGCCGAGGGCGTATCCAGGCCGGAGAGGCGAGGAAGAGGAGGCCCGGTAGCAGCGGCCAACACAGCAACACCAGGTGGCTGTTCAAATGACAATAGCCTTGAACACTCTGACTACAGGGCCAAGCTGTCCCAGATCCGACAGATTTACCACTCTGAGCTAGAGAAATATGAACAG GCCTGCCGCGAGTTCACCACGCACGTCACCAACCTTCTCCGGGAGCAGAGCAGGATGAGGCCCGTCTCGCCCAAGGAGATCGAGTGCATGGTCAGTGTCATCCATGGCAAGTTCAGTGCCATCCAGATGCAGCTGAAGCAGAGCACCTGCGAGGCCGTGATGACCCTGCGTTCACGGTTCCTTGATGCCAG GCGTAAGCGGCGGAATTTCAGCAAGCGGGCCACGGAAGTGCTGAATGagtatttttattcccatttgaaCAACCCTTATCCCAGTGAAGAAGCCAAAGAAGGGCTGGCCAGGAAGGGCGGCATCACAGTCTCCCAG GTCTCTAACTGGTTTGGCAACAAAAGAATTCGGTATAAAAAGAACATGGGGAAGTTTCAAGAAGAAGCTACCATTTATACGACTAAAATGGCAGTCGGGGGCCTGGGGAGCCAGGCTAGCTGCCCATCGACACCCAGCTCCG GTTCCTCCGGTCCCTTCCCGCTGACCAGTGCCAGGGATGCATTTGTCACCCTGCAGACACTGGCCTCTCTCCGCCCCGCCCCTGCGGGAGGCAGCTTACGGTCTCAG GCCAGGGGCAGCCGGCTGGGAGCCGCCCCCCCGGTGTTGACCGCTTCCCCCTCCGGAGACCCCGGGAGCATCAACTCAGATGCATCTAATTAA